The Myroides phaeus DNA segment AAAATTATACAGAATTATTTGGAAGAAAGATTATTCCTGGTGAATATTCTGTAGAAATTCGTAAAAATGTTGTAAAAGATTCTTCAGATGCCTTAGGTAGTGAGTAATTCCTCAAAAACTGTAGATAGACAATTTTTATTTTAAGCTAAATAGTAGTATTTTAGCGCAAATTCCTATGTTTTTTATGCAAGATCAAAATCAATATACTGAAGATAATATTCGTTCTTTAGATTGGAAGGAACATATCCGTATGAGACCGGGTATGTATATCGGTAAATTAGGTGATGGTTCATCGCCTGATGATGGTATCTATATCTTAATCAAAGAGGTAATCGATAATAGTATCGATGAGTTCGTGATGGGAACTGGAAAGACTATTGAAGTAACGTTAAAGGATAAACTGGTAACAGTGCGCGATTACGGTCGTGGTATTCCTTTAGGAAAAGTAGTCGATGTAGTTTCGAAAATGAATACGGGAGGTAAATATGATTCAAGAGCATTTAAGAAATCCGTTGGACTTAACGGAGTAGGTACAAAGGCAGTTAATGCATTGTCAAACTATTTCCGTGTAGAATCAGTTAGAGATGGACAATTAAAAGGTGCTGAGTTTTCTGGCGGGGATCTTGTAGAAGAAGAAGATTTACAAGAAACTTCAAGACGCAAAGGAACTAAAGTTTCATTCATTGCAGATGAATCTATTTTCAAAAACTATAAATACCGTAAAGAGTACGTAGAACGTATGCTTAAAAATTATTGTTACCTGAATAGAGGATTGACAATTATTTTTAACGGAGAGAAGTTTTACTCAGAAAATGGATTAAAAGATTTATTAGAGGAGAACATTGATGTAGAAGATCAGGTATATCCAATCATTCATTTGAGTGGTGATGATATTGAGATTGCTATGACACATAGTAGAACTCAGTATTCAGAAGAGTATTACTCATTTGTGAACGGACAAAATACAACGCAAGGAGGAACACACTTAGGTGCTTTTAGAGAGGCGATTGTGCGTACATTAAAAGAGTTTTACAATAAAAACTTTGAAGCATCTGATATTCGTAAGTCTATCGTAGCAAGTATTTCGGTAAAAGTAGAAGAACCAGTTTTTGAGTCTCAAACAAAAACAAAATTAGGATCTACAGATATGGGACCTAACCTTCCGACTGTTAGAACATTTGTAAACGACTTTGTTAAGAATCAATTAGATAACTTTTTACATAAGAATCCAGAGATTGCAGATGCTTTATTAAGAAAGATATTGCAAGCAGAGAGAGAGCGTAAAGAACTATCAGGTATTCGTAAGATTGCAAAAGAGCGAGCTAAGAAAGCAAGTTTACACAACAAGAAATTAAGAGATTGTAGAGTTCACTTTACAGATATAAAAAATCCAAGGTATTTAGATAGTACACTGTTTATTACAGAGGGTGATTCGGCGTCTGGTTCGATTACAAAATCGAGAGATGTGAATACACAAGCAGTATTTAGTTTGCGTGGTAAGCCTTTGAATTCTTATGGAATGACGAAGAAGATCGTTTATGAGAATGAGGAGTTTAACTTATTACAAGCGGCTTTAAATATTGAAGAAGATTTTGAAAGTTTAAGATATAATAACATTGTAATTGCTACCGATGCCGATGTAGATGGTATGCACATTAGATTGTTATTGATTACTTTCTTCTTACAGTTTTTCCCTGAATTAATTAAAGAAGGGCATTTGTATATTCTGCAAACACCATTATTCCGTGTTAGAAATAAGAAGGAGACGATTTATTGCTATAGCGATGAAGAACGTGTGGCAGCAATAGAGAAATTAAAACCAAAACCAGAGATTACTCGATTTAAAGGTCTTGGAGAGATTTCGCCAGATGAGTTTAAGTATTTTATTGGTGAGGATATACGTCTTGATCCAGTGATGTTGGATAAAACAATATCAATTGAAAAAATGCTTGAGTTCTATATGGGGAAAAACACACCTGATAGACAAGAGTTTATTATAGATAATTTGAAAGTAGAACTTGATGTTGTAGAATAATAGAGGATATGATACACGAAGATAATTTTGATGCAGAATTAGATAAGAATAATAACGACTTACCCATTGAAGAACATATCGAGTCTCTTGTAGAAGAAGAAAAAGAAACGATTACCAAAGTAACGGGAATGTACAAGGATTGGTTCCTTGATTACGCTTCTTATGTTATTTTGGAAAGAGCTGTTCCTGCTATAGAAGATGGTTTTAAGCCAGTACAACGTCGTATTATGCACTCTATTAAAGAGTTGGATGATGGTCGTTACAACAAGGTGGCAAATATCGTAGGACATACAATGCAGTATCACCCACACGGTGATGCGAGTATTGCTGATGCTATGGTGCAGCTTGGACAGAAGGAGTTACTGATTGATATGCAGGGGAACTGGGGTAATATCCTAACAGGGGATAGTGCAGCGGCTTCAAGGTATATTGAAGCACGTTTAAGTAAGTTTGCATTAGATGTATTGTATTCGCCTAAGATTACTACTTGGCAATCATCTTATGATGGAAGAAGAAATGAACCGGTTAATTTACCAGTGAAATTTCCATTGTTATTAGCACAAGGAGCAGAGGGAATTGCAGTAGGATTATCTACAAAAGTATTACCACATAACTTTATTGAGTTAATTGATTCGTCAATCAAGATCTTAAAAGGAAAACCATTTACCTTGTATCCGGATTTTCCAACACAAGGAATTGCAGATGTATCAAATTACAATGACGGTTTAAGAGGGGGGCGTGTGCGTGTGCGTGCTCGTATTTCTCAATTAGACAAGAATACATTAGTTATTACACAAATACCTTTTTCAACAACAACGACTTCTTTAATTGAAAGTGTGTTGAAGGCAAATGAGAAAGGGAAGATTAAGATTAAGAAAATTGAAGATAATACTGCAGCTGAAGTTGAGATTTTAGTTCACTTGCCTGCAGGTACTTCACCAGATAAAACGATTGATGCTTTATATGCGTTTACAGCTTGTGAAACATCGATTGCACCATTAGGGTGTGTTATTGAAAATAATCGCCCTTTATTCATTGGAGTTTCAGAAATGTTGAAGATTTCAACACATCAAACAGTTGATTTGTTGCGTAGAGAGTTAGAGATTGAACTTCACGAATTAGAAGAAAAATGGCACTTCTTATCACTTGAGCGTATATTTATAGAAAATAGAATATACCGTCATATTGAGGAAGAAGAAACGTGGGAAGGTGTTTTAAATGCGATTGATGAAGGGTTAAAACCATTTATTACTAATTTAAAACGCGCGATAACACAAGAAGATTTAGCACGCTTAACGGAGATTAAGATTAAGCGTATTTCTCGTTTTGATATTGATAAAGCAAATCAAAATATTGAGGCTTTAGAAGGAGATATAGAGAAAGTTAAATTCAATTTAGCTAATCTAATTGACTTTGCTATTAACTATTTTACAACGTTAAAAGAGAAGTATGGCAAAGGCAAAGAACGTAAAACCGAACTGAAAAGTTTTGATACGATTGAAGCAACAAAAGTTGTCTTGAGAAATACTAAATTATACGTTAATAGAAGTGAAGGTTTCTTTGGTACGAGTCTTAAAAAAGACGAGTATGTATGCGACTGTTCAGATATTGATGATGTGATTGTGTTCTTGAGAGATGGTTCTGTTATGGTTTCAAGAGTTGATGAAAAGAAATTTGTTGGAAAAGATATTATTCACATCGCTGTATGGGATAAGAATGATAAACGAACAATTTACAATATGATTTACCGCGATGGTAAGTCGGGATCTTCTTTTGTAAAACGATTCAATATTACGGGGGTTACTCGTGATAAGATGTATCAATTGACACAAGGTAAAGCAGGTTCTCAAGTATTGTATTTCTCAGCTAATCCGAATGGAGAAGCAGAGGTAGTTAATATCTTGTTGCGTCAATTAGCGAATGTTAAGAAATTAAAATTTGATTTAGACTTCGCTGAATTGCTAATTAAGGGTAGGGCTGCAAAAGGAAATGTAGTTACTAAATACGCAATTAAGAAAATAGAATTAAAAGAGAAAGGTATTTCTACGCTAAGACCACGTAAGATATGGTTTGACAATACAGTTAATCGTTTAAATGTTGATGGTAGAGGAGATTTATTAGGTGAGTTTAAAGCAGACGATAGATTGTTGATTGTTAGCCAATCTGGTAAGGTTAAAACGATAGTACCTGAATTGACTACGCATTTTGATGAAGATATGATTGTTCTTGAAAAATGGAAACCAAGCAAGCCTATTTCAGCAATATACTTTGATGGAGAAAAAGCGAGATATTTTGCTAAGCGTTTCTTAGTAGAGAATGAGAATAAAGAAGAGTTTTTTATATCAGAACACGAAGGATCAAAATTAGAGATAGTTTCAACAGATTATCGTCCAGTATTTGAAGTGGTATTTAGCAAAGTAAAAGGAGTTCAAAAAGAGAATTTAGTTCTTGATTTAGAGCAATTTATTGTTGTAAAGGGAATTAAAGCTTTAGGAAATCAAGTTACAACTGATAAAGTAAGACAAATAAGTGCTTTAGAGTCATTACCTTATGTTGAAGTAGAAGAAGAGGAGGAAGAGGAAGAAGAAATAATGCCTGAATTAAATGGGGATATGCCTAATATAGGAATAGATGACGATGGACAATCA contains these protein-coding regions:
- a CDS encoding DNA gyrase/topoisomerase IV subunit A — protein: MIHEDNFDAELDKNNNDLPIEEHIESLVEEEKETITKVTGMYKDWFLDYASYVILERAVPAIEDGFKPVQRRIMHSIKELDDGRYNKVANIVGHTMQYHPHGDASIADAMVQLGQKELLIDMQGNWGNILTGDSAAASRYIEARLSKFALDVLYSPKITTWQSSYDGRRNEPVNLPVKFPLLLAQGAEGIAVGLSTKVLPHNFIELIDSSIKILKGKPFTLYPDFPTQGIADVSNYNDGLRGGRVRVRARISQLDKNTLVITQIPFSTTTTSLIESVLKANEKGKIKIKKIEDNTAAEVEILVHLPAGTSPDKTIDALYAFTACETSIAPLGCVIENNRPLFIGVSEMLKISTHQTVDLLRRELEIELHELEEKWHFLSLERIFIENRIYRHIEEEETWEGVLNAIDEGLKPFITNLKRAITQEDLARLTEIKIKRISRFDIDKANQNIEALEGDIEKVKFNLANLIDFAINYFTTLKEKYGKGKERKTELKSFDTIEATKVVLRNTKLYVNRSEGFFGTSLKKDEYVCDCSDIDDVIVFLRDGSVMVSRVDEKKFVGKDIIHIAVWDKNDKRTIYNMIYRDGKSGSSFVKRFNITGVTRDKMYQLTQGKAGSQVLYFSANPNGEAEVVNILLRQLANVKKLKFDLDFAELLIKGRAAKGNVVTKYAIKKIELKEKGISTLRPRKIWFDNTVNRLNVDGRGDLLGEFKADDRLLIVSQSGKVKTIVPELTTHFDEDMIVLEKWKPSKPISAIYFDGEKARYFAKRFLVENENKEEFFISEHEGSKLEIVSTDYRPVFEVVFSKVKGVQKENLVLDLEQFIVVKGIKALGNQVTTDKVRQISALESLPYVEVEEEEEEEEEIMPELNGDMPNIGIDDDGQSTLLF
- a CDS encoding DNA topoisomerase IV subunit B; this encodes MQDQNQYTEDNIRSLDWKEHIRMRPGMYIGKLGDGSSPDDGIYILIKEVIDNSIDEFVMGTGKTIEVTLKDKLVTVRDYGRGIPLGKVVDVVSKMNTGGKYDSRAFKKSVGLNGVGTKAVNALSNYFRVESVRDGQLKGAEFSGGDLVEEEDLQETSRRKGTKVSFIADESIFKNYKYRKEYVERMLKNYCYLNRGLTIIFNGEKFYSENGLKDLLEENIDVEDQVYPIIHLSGDDIEIAMTHSRTQYSEEYYSFVNGQNTTQGGTHLGAFREAIVRTLKEFYNKNFEASDIRKSIVASISVKVEEPVFESQTKTKLGSTDMGPNLPTVRTFVNDFVKNQLDNFLHKNPEIADALLRKILQAERERKELSGIRKIAKERAKKASLHNKKLRDCRVHFTDIKNPRYLDSTLFITEGDSASGSITKSRDVNTQAVFSLRGKPLNSYGMTKKIVYENEEFNLLQAALNIEEDFESLRYNNIVIATDADVDGMHIRLLLITFFLQFFPELIKEGHLYILQTPLFRVRNKKETIYCYSDEERVAAIEKLKPKPEITRFKGLGEISPDEFKYFIGEDIRLDPVMLDKTISIEKMLEFYMGKNTPDRQEFIIDNLKVELDVVE